The [Pseudomonas] carboxydohydrogena genome includes a window with the following:
- a CDS encoding sulfate ABC transporter substrate-binding protein, translating into MIRRTLLALAGIVIAGAAHAADYTLLNVSYDPTRELYVDFNKSFAAAYQKETGKTVEIKQSHGGSGSQARSVIDGLQADVVTLALAYDIDAIANKGVLKKDWQKSLPQNSSPYTSTIVFLVRKGNPKAIRDWDDLIKPGVSVITPNPKTSGGARWNYLAAWGYALKKYGSEDKAREFVASIYKNVPVLDTGARGSTVTFVERGVGDVLLAWENEAYLAVKEFGADKFEIVAPSVSILAEPPVAIVDSVVDKKGTRAVAEAYLKHWYTPEAQEIAARNFYRPRDPEVARKYAANFARVDLFTIDDVFGGWTKAQKEHFTEGGVFDKIYKN; encoded by the coding sequence ATGATCCGTCGTACCCTTCTTGCGCTTGCGGGAATCGTGATTGCAGGCGCCGCGCATGCCGCCGATTATACGTTGCTGAATGTATCGTATGATCCGACGCGCGAGCTTTACGTCGATTTCAACAAGTCATTCGCGGCTGCCTATCAGAAGGAAACCGGCAAGACCGTCGAGATCAAGCAGTCGCACGGCGGCTCGGGTTCGCAGGCGCGCTCGGTGATCGACGGCTTGCAGGCGGACGTTGTGACGCTCGCCTTGGCCTATGACATCGATGCCATTGCCAACAAGGGCGTGCTGAAGAAGGACTGGCAGAAAAGCCTGCCGCAGAATTCGTCGCCTTATACCTCGACGATCGTGTTCCTCGTCCGCAAGGGCAACCCGAAGGCGATCAGGGATTGGGACGATCTCATCAAGCCCGGCGTCAGCGTGATTACGCCCAACCCGAAAACCTCCGGCGGAGCGCGCTGGAATTATCTCGCCGCCTGGGGGTATGCGCTGAAGAAATACGGCTCCGAAGACAAGGCGCGTGAATTCGTCGCGAGCATCTACAAGAATGTGCCGGTGCTCGATACCGGCGCGCGCGGCTCGACCGTGACGTTCGTGGAGCGTGGTGTCGGCGACGTGCTGCTGGCATGGGAAAATGAAGCCTATCTCGCGGTGAAGGAGTTTGGCGCGGACAAGTTCGAGATCGTGGCGCCGTCAGTCTCCATTCTGGCCGAGCCGCCGGTCGCGATCGTCGATAGTGTCGTGGACAAGAAGGGGACGCGCGCCGTCGCCGAGGCCTATCTGAAACATTGGTACACGCCGGAAGCGCAGGAGATCGCCGCGCGTAATTTCTACCGCCCGCGCGATCCAGAAGTCGCCAGGAAATATGCGGCGAACTTCGCCAGGGTTGATCTGTTCACCATCGACGATGTGTTCGGCGGATGGACCAAGGCCCAGAAGGAACACTTCACCGAGGGCGGCGTGTTCGACAAGATCTACAAGAACTGA
- the cysT gene encoding sulfate ABC transporter permease subunit CysT, translating to MRPAVTVYRSKRGAVSVLTRRSVLPGFGLTLGLTLTWLSILILLPLACLFLKSAELGWSGFVDAVTSGRTLHALSVSFGIAFAAALVNLVGGVIVVWALTRYDFPGRRLFDAIVDIPFALPTAVAGIALSTLFGAKGWLGAPLAALGIKVAFTPLGIFVAMIFIGIPFVVRTVQPVLADLEPELEEAASSLGARRWQVITRVILPSLTPAILTGFALAFARAVGEYGSVIFIAGNLPNVSEIAPLLIVIRLSEFRYADATAIAVVMLVVAFLIIFVINRIQRWAQTRGAASY from the coding sequence ATGCGCCCGGCGGTCACGGTTTATCGAAGCAAGCGAGGCGCTGTGAGTGTGTTGACGAGACGGAGCGTGTTGCCGGGGTTCGGGCTGACCCTCGGGCTCACTTTGACATGGCTATCGATCCTGATTCTGCTGCCGCTTGCGTGTCTGTTCCTGAAGAGCGCGGAACTTGGCTGGTCCGGATTTGTCGATGCGGTGACGAGCGGTCGCACGCTTCATGCGCTGTCGGTGTCGTTTGGCATCGCGTTCGCCGCGGCGCTGGTCAATCTCGTGGGCGGGGTCATCGTCGTCTGGGCCCTGACGCGCTATGATTTTCCCGGCCGCCGCCTGTTCGACGCCATCGTCGATATTCCGTTCGCATTGCCGACGGCGGTCGCGGGGATCGCGTTGAGCACGCTGTTCGGCGCGAAGGGCTGGCTCGGCGCGCCGCTGGCGGCGCTGGGCATCAAGGTGGCGTTCACGCCGCTCGGCATTTTCGTGGCGATGATCTTCATCGGCATTCCGTTCGTGGTGCGTACGGTGCAGCCGGTGCTGGCCGATCTGGAGCCGGAGCTGGAGGAGGCCGCGAGCAGCCTCGGCGCGCGGCGCTGGCAGGTCATCACGCGGGTCATTCTGCCGAGTCTCACGCCGGCCATTCTCACCGGCTTCGCGCTCGCTTTCGCGCGGGCGGTCGGCGAATACGGCTCGGTGATTTTCATCGCGGGTAACCTGCCGAACGTGTCGGAGATCGCGCCGCTGCTGATCGTGATCCGGCTGTCCGAATTCCGCTATGCCGATGCGACCGCTATCGCGGTCGTCATGCTGGTCGTGGCCTTCCTGATCATCTTCGTCATCAACCGCATTCAGCGCTGGGCCCAGACCCGTGGCGCCGCGAGTTATTGA
- the cysW gene encoding sulfate ABC transporter permease subunit CysW, whose amino-acid sequence MSDLVLTTSRILPLARPDARSEPRILRCLVIAFGITFLSVFVLLPLILVFVTALAKGVSVYFDALSGPETLSAILLTLTTALISVSANLVFGLLAAWAIAKFEFRGKTLLITLIDLPFSVSPVISGLVFVLLFGTQGLFGVWLQQHGIQILFATPGIVLATTFVTFPFVARELIPLMQEQGTQEEEAAISLGASGLQTFFRVTVPNIKWGILYGVLLCNARAMGEFGAVSVVSGHIRGETNTMPLLVEILYNEYQLVAAFAVASLLALLALVTLVAKTILEGHLEGEPANDD is encoded by the coding sequence ATGAGCGATCTTGTCCTCACCACAAGCCGTATTCTGCCGCTGGCGCGCCCCGATGCGCGCTCGGAGCCGCGTATCCTGCGGTGTCTTGTCATCGCCTTCGGGATCACGTTCCTGTCGGTCTTCGTGCTGTTGCCGCTGATTCTGGTTTTCGTCACCGCGCTCGCCAAGGGTGTGTCGGTCTATTTCGATGCATTGTCAGGCCCCGAGACGCTATCGGCGATCCTGCTGACGCTGACGACGGCGCTGATCTCGGTGAGCGCCAATCTCGTGTTTGGCCTTTTGGCGGCATGGGCGATCGCCAAGTTCGAGTTCAGAGGCAAGACGCTGCTGATCACGCTGATTGATCTGCCGTTCTCGGTGAGCCCGGTGATTTCGGGACTCGTGTTCGTGCTTTTGTTCGGCACTCAGGGTCTGTTCGGCGTCTGGCTGCAACAGCACGGTATTCAGATTCTGTTCGCAACGCCGGGGATCGTGCTGGCGACGACGTTCGTCACGTTCCCGTTCGTTGCGCGCGAACTGATTCCGCTGATGCAGGAGCAGGGCACGCAGGAGGAAGAGGCCGCGATCTCGCTCGGCGCATCCGGGCTTCAGACATTTTTCCGCGTCACTGTTCCCAACATCAAATGGGGCATCCTGTATGGCGTGCTGTTGTGCAACGCGCGGGCGATGGGCGAATTCGGCGCGGTGTCGGTGGTGTCGGGCCATATCCGCGGCGAGACCAACACGATGCCGCTCTTGGTCGAGATTTTATACAACGAGTATCAACTCGTCGCGGCGTTCGCTGTCGCCTCGCTGCTCGCATTGCTGGCGCTGGTGACGCTGGTCGCCAAGACCATCCTCGAAGGACATTTGGAAGGAGAACCCGCAAATGACGATTGA
- a CDS encoding sulfate/molybdate ABC transporter ATP-binding protein gives MTIDVRNLVKRFGAFKALDDVSLRVDDGELLALLGPSGSGKTTLLRIIAGLDWPDAGSVRFDGNDALSRGAGERNVGFVFQHYALFRHMTVFENVAFGLRVQPRAVRPSEDAIRRRVKELLDLVQLDWLSDRYPAQLSGGQRQRIALARALAIEPRILLLDEPFGALDAKVRKELRRWLRQLHDEIHVTSIFVTHDQEEALEVANRVVVMDKGRIEQVGSPGDVYDNPASAFVHGFIGESIVLPVHVVDGQIRLGETTLALDSQGSASGPSKLFIRRHDVAVGPAGSGLLEGDVRHVRTFGPTQRADIALHVGGEETMIEIDAPRDRGLKSGDVVGLQPRRFRIFAGA, from the coding sequence ATGACGATTGATGTTCGCAATCTCGTCAAACGGTTCGGCGCGTTCAAGGCGCTCGACGATGTCAGTCTGAGGGTTGATGATGGAGAGCTACTGGCGCTGCTCGGCCCGTCCGGCTCGGGCAAGACCACGCTTCTGCGCATCATTGCGGGCCTCGATTGGCCCGATGCAGGCTCGGTGCGGTTCGATGGCAATGATGCGCTGTCGCGCGGCGCCGGCGAACGCAATGTCGGCTTCGTCTTCCAGCATTATGCGCTGTTCCGCCACATGACCGTGTTCGAGAATGTCGCCTTCGGCCTGCGGGTACAGCCGCGCGCGGTACGCCCGAGCGAGGATGCCATCCGCAGGCGCGTGAAGGAATTGCTCGATCTCGTGCAACTGGACTGGTTGTCCGACCGCTATCCCGCGCAACTCTCCGGCGGCCAGCGCCAGCGTATCGCGCTGGCGCGTGCGCTGGCGATCGAGCCGCGCATTCTGCTGCTGGATGAGCCGTTCGGCGCGCTCGACGCCAAGGTCCGCAAGGAGTTGCGGCGCTGGTTGCGCCAGTTGCATGACGAGATTCACGTCACCTCGATTTTCGTGACGCACGATCAGGAGGAAGCGCTGGAAGTCGCCAACCGAGTGGTGGTGATGGACAAGGGCAGGATCGAGCAGGTCGGCTCGCCGGGCGATGTCTATGACAATCCGGCCAGCGCCTTCGTGCATGGCTTTATCGGCGAATCCATCGTGCTGCCGGTGCATGTCGTGGACGGCCAGATCCGCCTCGGCGAGACGACGCTGGCGCTGGACTCGCAGGGCAGCGCTTCGGGGCCGTCGAAACTGTTCATCCGCCGCCACGATGTCGCGGTGGGTCCTGCGGGCAGCGGGCTTCTTGAAGGCGATGTCAGGCATGTGCGCACGTTCGGGCCCACCCAGCGGGCCGATATCGCGCTCCATGTCGGCGGTGAGGAAACCATGATCGAAATCGATGCGCCGCGCGACCGTGGGCTCAAGTCCGGCGATGTGGTGGGGCTACAACCCCGCCGGTTCCGGATTTTTGCCGGGGCCTGA
- a CDS encoding CAP domain-containing protein, with product MLRLAAAILGLLVLAGCAGNDISSEQPSFYVSMANPNARLDAGAAASMISQYRQNNGLGAVTIDPELMAAAETQSRAMAAKNKLDHDVAAPFGKRVKASGFNAAKAVENISAGYHTMAEAFSGWRDSPSHRANMLASGVTKMGIAAVYAPNSKYKVFWTMILASPDR from the coding sequence ATGTTACGATTAGCCGCCGCCATTCTGGGATTGCTCGTGCTCGCCGGTTGTGCCGGTAACGACATCTCCAGCGAACAGCCGTCCTTTTATGTCAGCATGGCGAATCCGAACGCCAGGCTCGATGCTGGTGCGGCGGCCTCGATGATTTCCCAATACCGCCAGAACAACGGCCTGGGCGCGGTGACGATCGATCCCGAATTGATGGCCGCCGCCGAAACGCAGTCGCGGGCGATGGCGGCGAAGAACAAGCTCGATCACGATGTCGCTGCACCGTTCGGCAAGCGGGTGAAAGCGTCGGGCTTCAATGCGGCGAAGGCGGTCGAGAACATTTCCGCCGGCTACCACACGATGGCGGAAGCGTTTTCCGGCTGGCGTGACTCGCCTTCGCATCGCGCCAATATGCTGGCGAGCGGTGTCACAAAAATGGGCATCGCCGCCGTCTATGCGCCGAACTCCAAATACAAGGTGTTCTGGACCATGATCCTGGCCTCGCCGGATCGTTAA
- a CDS encoding 3-hydroxybutyrate dehydrogenase, producing the protein MGSLAGKAAVITGSTSGIGLAYARALAKAGANIVLNGMGEPADIEKERSGIEREFGVKAVHSPADMSKPAEIEQMIALGEKTFGSVDILINNAGIQFVSPIEEFPPEKWDAIIAINLSSAFHAIRAAVPGMKKRGWGRIINTASAHSLVASPFKSAYVSAKHGIAGLTKTVALELATFKITCNAISPGYVWTPLVEKQIPDTMKARNMTKDQVIKDVMLLAQPTKEFVTSEQVAALAVYLCGDDAAQITGANLSIDGGWTAA; encoded by the coding sequence ATGGGTTCACTGGCAGGCAAGGCCGCCGTCATCACCGGATCGACCAGCGGTATCGGTCTCGCTTACGCACGCGCGCTTGCCAAGGCTGGCGCGAATATCGTGCTCAACGGCATGGGCGAGCCCGCCGATATCGAGAAGGAACGCTCCGGCATCGAGCGCGAGTTCGGCGTGAAGGCGGTGCATTCTCCGGCGGACATGAGCAAGCCTGCCGAGATCGAGCAGATGATCGCGCTCGGAGAGAAGACTTTCGGTTCGGTCGATATCCTCATCAACAACGCCGGTATCCAGTTCGTCTCACCGATCGAGGAGTTTCCGCCCGAGAAGTGGGACGCGATCATCGCCATCAATCTGTCATCCGCCTTTCATGCCATCCGCGCGGCGGTACCGGGGATGAAGAAGCGCGGCTGGGGCCGCATCATCAACACCGCCTCGGCGCATTCGCTGGTGGCTTCGCCGTTCAAGTCGGCCTATGTCTCGGCCAAGCACGGCATCGCCGGTCTCACCAAGACCGTGGCGCTGGAGCTTGCGACCTTCAAGATCACCTGCAACGCGATCAGCCCCGGCTATGTCTGGACGCCGCTGGTCGAAAAGCAGATTCCTGACACCATGAAGGCCCGCAACATGACCAAGGATCAGGTCATCAAGGATGTGATGCTGCTGGCGCAGCCGACCAAGGAGTTCGTCACCTCCGAGCAGGTCGCGGCGCTTGCGGTTTATTTGTGCGGCGATGACGCGGCCCAGATCACGGGCGCCAACCTGTCGATCGACGGCGGCTGGACGGCGGCGTAG
- a CDS encoding lipopolysaccharide biosynthesis protein — MALMDAQRPTNRLSHWLERLRGMLGGTAEASLTNRLAGTVFIIRVLSAGLAYLSQILLARWMSGSDYGIYVYVWTWVLLVGSVLDFGLAVSSQKLIPEYRASGQHNLLRGFLFGSRMMALGASTLMALVFAGIVHLVTPWLEAGLSTPLYIGCLMLPPFVVANMQDGIARSHDWMRLGLMPQFIVRQTLIIAFTAGMVALGLHLGATAAMLASAAAVWISVTGQMFVLNRKLRSVVEHGPRDYALASWLKLSLPIMMVEGFYLLLSYTDILVLQHFRSSEEVGLYFAVVKTLALVSFIHYAMSTTTAHRFTEYYTSGDTERLSAYVTHAIKLTFWPSLAATLALLAVGKPLLWLFGPQFTSGYGIMFVAAIGLISRAAIGPVERLLNMSGNQNICALTYALAFLMNLGLCIALVPRYGGYGAAVATSTALVFESVLLFVLTKRRLGLHVLAFGGRKSA; from the coding sequence CTCAGCGCCGGTCTTGCCTATCTGTCGCAGATCCTGCTGGCACGCTGGATGAGCGGATCGGATTACGGCATCTACGTCTATGTCTGGACCTGGGTGTTGCTGGTCGGCAGCGTTCTTGATTTCGGCCTCGCTGTTTCATCGCAAAAGCTCATTCCGGAATATCGCGCCAGCGGCCAGCACAATCTGCTGCGCGGCTTCCTGTTCGGCAGCCGCATGATGGCTCTCGGCGCCTCGACGCTGATGGCCCTTGTCTTTGCCGGGATCGTCCATCTCGTGACGCCATGGCTGGAAGCAGGACTCTCCACACCTCTCTACATCGGCTGCCTGATGCTGCCGCCCTTCGTCGTCGCCAACATGCAGGACGGCATCGCCCGCTCGCATGACTGGATGCGCCTCGGGCTGATGCCGCAATTCATCGTCCGCCAGACGCTGATCATTGCGTTCACGGCCGGCATGGTCGCGCTTGGGCTGCATCTCGGGGCAACCGCCGCCATGCTCGCGAGCGCGGCCGCGGTGTGGATATCCGTGACGGGGCAGATGTTCGTTCTGAACCGGAAGCTGCGCTCCGTGGTCGAACACGGACCGCGAGACTACGCGCTCGCAAGCTGGCTCAAGCTGTCGCTCCCCATCATGATGGTGGAAGGCTTCTATCTGCTGCTGTCCTACACCGATATCCTTGTGTTGCAGCACTTCCGGTCATCCGAGGAAGTCGGCCTATATTTCGCGGTGGTGAAGACGCTGGCGCTGGTGTCCTTCATCCATTACGCGATGTCGACCACCACGGCGCACCGCTTCACCGAATATTATACCAGCGGCGACACCGAACGGCTGTCGGCCTACGTGACGCACGCGATCAAATTGACGTTCTGGCCCTCGCTCGCCGCGACGCTTGCGCTGCTTGCGGTCGGCAAGCCGTTGCTGTGGCTGTTCGGTCCGCAATTTACCAGCGGCTATGGCATCATGTTCGTCGCCGCGATCGGATTGATCTCGCGCGCGGCGATCGGTCCGGTGGAGCGGCTTCTCAACATGAGCGGCAACCAGAACATCTGCGCGCTGACCTACGCCCTCGCCTTCCTGATGAACCTCGGCCTGTGCATCGCGCTGGTGCCGCGCTACGGCGGTTACGGAGCCGCCGTCGCGACCTCGACGGCGCTGGTGTTCGAGAGCGTGCTCCTGTTCGTCCTCACCAAGCGACGGCTCGGACTCCACGTCCTCGCCTTCGGCGGGCGCAAGAGCGCCTGA